A region from the Sandaracinus amylolyticus genome encodes:
- a CDS encoding DUF2254 family protein, which produces MGSDTNGARPAHERPNGLRRGAVSWAMPFVVLTAAAIFVFATFYYLDHVLFGHVDPEARNALDRFVDFDPHTITDAISSLAGNIATVFGIVVTVVSIIVQLSAERYTGVARMFLRDRVNLAVMGFYVIVCVMGVWTAFTLKSEFVPRGTLLAMMGMTTIGLVLMAPYFGYVFWFLEPMNIIRRIRRDAIRTATEGSESADAELSSRLQSSTLNAMEELTDITSNSISGKDKIIASGAVDALKDFTLAYLKLKSRASDAWFALGSGLKQNPDFVAMDPESLGDLETRRTWVEWKVMRQYLGIYNEALGSMRDINYLVAIDTRYIGEAASQAKDEELIRLVHRFMNSYLRATLNARDVRTAYNVLNQYRKLVEALLRDGNGEAAREGVRHMTYYGHVSFDMKLPFVTETVAYDVSAICQMAHEQEAPEQDAMLEQFLELDRPLRSQAQESALLGVRKAQVKLAAYYLWKGQRDKAHLIADDMRNEPRARLDQIRSSLEGVTTKDFWEIIDRGRNFEYMPPEQRSQMSTFFGWLEEERKTMVGGA; this is translated from the coding sequence GTGGGGAGCGACACGAACGGCGCGCGTCCGGCGCACGAGAGGCCGAACGGTCTGCGCCGCGGCGCGGTGAGCTGGGCGATGCCCTTCGTGGTGCTCACCGCCGCTGCGATCTTCGTGTTCGCGACGTTCTACTACCTCGACCACGTGCTCTTCGGGCACGTCGATCCCGAGGCGCGCAACGCGCTCGATCGCTTCGTCGACTTCGATCCCCACACGATCACCGACGCGATCAGCTCGCTCGCGGGCAACATCGCGACGGTCTTCGGCATCGTCGTCACGGTCGTCTCGATCATCGTGCAGCTCTCCGCCGAGCGGTACACGGGCGTCGCGCGGATGTTCCTCCGCGATCGCGTGAACCTCGCCGTGATGGGCTTCTACGTGATCGTGTGCGTGATGGGCGTGTGGACCGCGTTCACGCTCAAGAGCGAGTTCGTCCCCCGCGGCACGCTGCTCGCGATGATGGGGATGACGACCATCGGCCTCGTCCTGATGGCGCCGTACTTCGGCTACGTGTTCTGGTTCCTCGAGCCGATGAACATCATCCGGCGCATCCGACGCGACGCGATCCGCACCGCGACCGAGGGCTCGGAGTCGGCGGACGCCGAGCTCTCCTCGCGGCTGCAGAGCTCGACGCTGAACGCGATGGAGGAGCTCACCGACATCACGTCGAACTCGATCAGCGGCAAGGACAAGATCATCGCGAGCGGCGCGGTCGACGCGCTGAAGGACTTCACGCTCGCGTACCTGAAGCTGAAGTCGCGCGCGTCGGACGCGTGGTTCGCGCTGGGCTCGGGGCTCAAGCAGAACCCCGACTTCGTCGCGATGGATCCCGAGTCGCTCGGCGACCTCGAGACGCGCCGCACCTGGGTCGAGTGGAAGGTGATGCGCCAGTACCTCGGCATCTACAACGAGGCGCTGGGCTCGATGCGCGACATCAACTACCTCGTCGCGATCGACACGCGGTACATCGGCGAGGCCGCGAGCCAGGCGAAGGACGAGGAGCTCATCCGGCTCGTCCATCGCTTCATGAACAGCTACCTGCGCGCGACGCTCAACGCGCGCGACGTCCGCACCGCGTACAACGTGCTCAACCAGTACCGGAAGCTCGTCGAGGCGCTGCTGCGCGACGGCAACGGCGAGGCCGCGCGCGAGGGCGTGCGGCACATGACGTACTACGGGCACGTCAGCTTCGACATGAAGCTGCCGTTCGTGACCGAGACGGTCGCGTACGACGTGTCGGCGATCTGCCAGATGGCGCACGAGCAGGAAGCGCCGGAGCAGGACGCGATGCTCGAGCAATTCCTCGAGCTCGATCGCCCGCTGCGCTCGCAGGCGCAGGAGTCGGCGCTGCTCGGCGTGCGCAAGGCGCAGGTGAAGCTCGCGGCGTACTACCTGTGGAAGGGCCAGCGCGACAAGGCGCACCTGATCGCCGACGACATGCGGAACGAGCCGCGCGCGCGGCTCGATCAGATCCGCAGCTCGCTCGAGGGCGTCACGACGAAGGACTTCTGGGAGATCATCGATCGCGGAAGGAACTTCGAGTACATGCCGCCCGAGCAGCGCTCGCAGATGTCGACGTTCTTCGGCTGGCTCGAGGAAGAGCGCAAGACGATGGTCGGCGGCGCCTAA
- a CDS encoding NupC/NupG family nucleoside CNT transporter, with product MGSFATLVDAPVPIWQRALSLLGLVVMIVIAWALSTDRKAFPWRVVSAGVALQLVFALLVLKTDTGLALFAVLNDAVAALLDFTAEGSRFLFGDYLDQRFTVALNVLPTIIFFSALMTVLYHLGVMQRVVKAFAWAMQRTLRTSGAETLSAAANIFVGQTEAPLVVKPYVARMTKSELMAVMTGGFASIAGGVLAAYVGMLRARFPDIAGHLLAASVMSAPASLLIAKVMMPERETPVSVGSLETEDEAPYANVIDAAASGAADGLKLALNVGAMLLAFLALVAMVNWGFALPALLHNRMEWAEALDALRRAELAIPTGCDAPSGAAALAQCIRAANELGVTQSPLVAWDPLSMQTILGWLFWPFAFVMGVPPDECATVGALLGERLVLNEFVAYMRLADGLAQETPFLGRRAAVIASYALCGFANIGSIAIQIGGISAMAPERRADLARIGPRAMVAGMLACFMTACVAGLLV from the coding sequence GTGGGCTCGTTCGCAACGCTCGTCGACGCGCCGGTGCCGATCTGGCAGCGCGCGCTGTCGCTGCTCGGCCTCGTGGTCATGATCGTGATCGCGTGGGCGCTCTCCACCGACCGCAAGGCGTTCCCCTGGCGCGTCGTGAGCGCCGGGGTCGCGTTGCAGCTCGTGTTCGCGTTGCTGGTGCTGAAGACCGACACCGGCCTCGCGCTCTTCGCGGTGCTCAACGACGCGGTCGCGGCGCTGCTCGACTTCACCGCGGAGGGCAGCCGTTTCCTCTTCGGCGACTACCTCGATCAGCGCTTCACGGTCGCGCTCAACGTGCTGCCGACGATCATCTTCTTCAGCGCGCTGATGACCGTGCTCTACCACCTCGGCGTGATGCAGCGCGTCGTGAAGGCGTTCGCCTGGGCGATGCAGCGCACGCTGCGCACCAGCGGCGCGGAGACGCTGAGCGCCGCCGCGAACATCTTCGTGGGACAGACCGAGGCGCCGCTCGTCGTGAAGCCGTACGTCGCGCGCATGACGAAGTCGGAGCTCATGGCCGTCATGACCGGCGGCTTCGCGAGCATCGCGGGCGGCGTGCTCGCCGCGTACGTCGGGATGCTACGCGCTCGCTTCCCCGACATCGCGGGGCATCTGCTCGCCGCGAGCGTGATGAGCGCCCCCGCGTCGCTGCTGATCGCGAAGGTGATGATGCCGGAGCGCGAGACGCCGGTGTCCGTGGGCTCGCTCGAGACGGAGGACGAAGCGCCCTACGCGAACGTGATCGACGCGGCCGCGAGCGGCGCGGCGGACGGGCTCAAGCTCGCGCTGAACGTGGGCGCGATGCTGCTCGCGTTCCTCGCGCTGGTCGCGATGGTGAACTGGGGCTTCGCGCTGCCTGCGCTGCTGCACAACCGCATGGAGTGGGCGGAGGCGCTGGACGCGCTCCGGCGCGCGGAGCTCGCGATCCCGACGGGCTGCGACGCTCCGAGCGGTGCGGCCGCGCTCGCGCAGTGCATCCGCGCCGCGAACGAGCTCGGCGTGACGCAGTCGCCGCTCGTCGCGTGGGACCCGCTCTCGATGCAGACGATCCTGGGCTGGTTGTTCTGGCCGTTCGCGTTCGTGATGGGGGTGCCGCCCGACGAGTGCGCGACGGTCGGGGCGCTGCTCGGCGAGCGCCTCGTGCTCAACGAGTTCGTCGCGTACATGCGGCTCGCGGACGGGCTCGCGCAGGAGACGCCGTTCCTCGGCCGTCGCGCCGCGGTGATCGCGAGCTACGCGCTCTGCGGGTTCGCGAACATCGGATCGATCGCGATCCAGATCGGCGGGATCAGCGCGATGGCGCCCGAGCGTCGGGCCGACCTCGCGCGCATCGGCCCGCGCGCGATGGTCGCGGGCATGCTCGCGTGCTTCATGACGGCGTGTGTCGCCGGCCTGCTGGTCTGA
- a CDS encoding AAA family ATPase, with protein sequence MVEREERSWSTREQIHHGPRYSVFRVRDASGRSRVLKTVRRGSRARRGAELLVREHAMLVRVSAIPGISRVIAIEDAEGERPRLWLEDAGPRDLKSLLRRGPLAIDDALRIAVDLTEIVALLHRAHVLHRDINPTNVVVSADARRITLVDFDLATDVPGPAPRDALEVDVEGTLLYVAPEQTGRLDRVVDQRADLYALGATFYEMLTGGPPFALRDPVELVHAHLARAPLPPSELRAEIPRVLSDVVLKLLAKVPEQRYQSADSLLADLREARARWDVSRAIEPFELARLDVARTIVPEGRIYGREHEISLLEGAFERARQGARETVMITGPPGIGKTALVHALRARARAVGGHFGAGKLDPVRGNAPYAPVIEAIDAIVRELVTSPDGTPSEWRARIADAVGANARVITDLVPGARALLGEPPALEPVAPADAETRFDLTFEAFVQALATPESPLVLFVDDLHWADAASLRVIELLATSTTLRHVMLVGAYRSEDGTADPPLGDTFAAIREHHAPLRIVLLGPIERDAVAALCADALHASPDRADALAAVVHRKTAGNPFYVERFLRDLHQRGLLALDVERAEWSWSAEQIAAAPMSENVVELMLDAVRRLPTSVQRVLGAASCFKRAIDVDLLARLVERPEAEIAEALWTAVEQSLLVAEPRAPLAGDAPDAPMHARDATYRFAHDRVQQAMGSLLDDAERQRLHLRLGRLLGEDPDARDQRLFDRVDHLNRGAALMSDDERIELAALNLAAGRAAKAASAFGPALAYHERGVALLAADPWRTHPELCFALHRDAAEAAYVVGDHERAEALVEAAIRHAPSRFEKAALYSLRLLAADARGAYREATRWGREGLRILGVELPEDGALVHAVDEEVAAVAASRRERSEEELIAAPPMRDRDALACVQLLDDLAAPTFYSSWRLHVWIRARTVRLVLDHGNVPPAGIAYATYGKVMEDRGDAQAAHSYIRLGAVLSQRWRTQKSRALTLFAVFMNHWRAPLRSSVPLARRAIAASSEVGDSGYAARTRAALTSLLYLQGTPLGQVLSEVERAAAFCRRLKQQAGTEQLTLQRQMIRCLQGRTRERGGWEDDEFDEVRFAGAFAESPHHECAYHVMRLETSYLLGDLRDARARMHAAGERWRAVSGLFLAAQYVYVACLTRAALADVAPEEREALLVAIDRGRERLRRWAENCPPNFAHKHDLVAAEAARLREQHVEATSRYEAAISGARREGFEQDEALASELAARYYRGLGQRRIASFYLEAAMDAYARWGATAKVEALEEETRELGVTGTIPLNVVITPPSDQVARAALDRLGLFEAAETISSEVSFEGVVEKLMRVCLATAGAQRGVLVLEREGALEVRAAGAVGEPPNLEVEPLRTSDRAPTSLVEHAFRSGEVLVLAHAAHHVRFGADAYVASRQTKSALAMPIQRQGRTIGVLYLENDLVTRAFTAERVQVLRLLSSQIAISLENSRLFEDLRLEVGERARAERRLRFLSEASVALARSLDWDATAACVAKLAVPFLGDWSTLDVVRDGGSTSRVAEAHADERREARLGAHHDHERESRPIAAVALRTGEPLIRRREDAGAADLESVELGDAESVVAVPLRARDRVVGVLTIGSSSAARMHDEADLSLAQELAHRAANSLENARLYREAEDAVRLRDEFLSIASHELRTPLASLQLAVQGLPRMLPPTCIEDARRVTALVTRQVHRLDSLIGLLLDVSRIRRGRLQLDRQRVDLREIAREAMSLLAQDLSRSGSELVVRAEAPVVGCWDGARLEQVLINLLGNAIKFGRGGRIHVSVSLDGELARVVVEDHGIGIPREVRDHVFEPFRRGVSSRHYGGLGLGLFITKTIIEEHGGRITVASEVDQGTTFTVELPTTC encoded by the coding sequence ATGGTCGAGCGCGAAGAGCGGAGCTGGTCGACGAGGGAGCAGATCCACCACGGGCCTCGCTACTCGGTGTTCCGCGTGCGCGACGCGAGCGGCCGCTCGCGCGTGCTGAAGACGGTGCGGCGCGGCTCGCGCGCACGGCGCGGGGCGGAGCTGCTGGTCCGCGAGCACGCGATGCTCGTGCGCGTGAGCGCGATCCCCGGGATCTCGCGCGTGATCGCGATCGAGGACGCCGAGGGCGAGCGGCCGCGGCTCTGGCTCGAGGACGCGGGTCCGCGAGACCTCAAGTCGCTGCTCCGGCGTGGTCCTCTCGCGATCGACGACGCGCTGCGGATCGCCGTCGACCTCACGGAGATCGTCGCGCTGCTGCATCGCGCGCACGTCCTCCATCGCGACATCAACCCGACGAACGTCGTCGTCTCGGCCGACGCGCGCCGCATCACGCTCGTCGACTTCGACCTGGCGACCGACGTGCCCGGGCCCGCACCGCGCGACGCGCTCGAGGTCGACGTCGAGGGGACGCTCCTCTACGTCGCGCCGGAGCAGACCGGGCGGCTCGATCGCGTGGTGGATCAGCGCGCCGATCTCTACGCGCTCGGCGCGACGTTCTACGAGATGCTCACCGGCGGCCCGCCGTTCGCGCTGCGCGATCCCGTCGAGCTCGTCCACGCGCACCTCGCGCGCGCACCGCTGCCGCCGAGCGAGCTCCGCGCCGAGATCCCGCGGGTGCTCTCCGACGTCGTGCTGAAGCTGCTCGCGAAGGTGCCGGAGCAGCGGTACCAGAGCGCCGACTCGCTGCTCGCGGATCTGCGCGAGGCGCGCGCGCGGTGGGACGTGTCGCGCGCGATCGAGCCGTTCGAGCTCGCACGTCTCGACGTCGCGCGCACGATCGTCCCGGAGGGTCGCATCTACGGGCGCGAGCACGAGATCTCGCTGCTCGAGGGCGCGTTCGAGCGGGCACGCCAGGGCGCGCGAGAGACCGTGATGATCACGGGCCCGCCCGGCATCGGGAAGACGGCGCTCGTGCACGCGCTCCGCGCCCGCGCGCGCGCGGTCGGCGGCCACTTCGGCGCAGGGAAGCTCGATCCCGTGCGCGGCAACGCGCCGTATGCGCCGGTGATCGAGGCGATCGACGCGATCGTGCGCGAGCTGGTCACGTCGCCCGACGGCACGCCGAGCGAGTGGCGCGCGCGCATCGCCGACGCGGTCGGCGCGAACGCGCGTGTGATCACCGATCTCGTGCCCGGCGCGCGCGCGCTGCTCGGCGAGCCGCCCGCGCTCGAGCCGGTCGCGCCGGCGGACGCGGAGACGCGCTTCGACCTCACGTTCGAGGCCTTCGTCCAGGCGCTCGCGACGCCCGAGTCGCCGCTCGTGCTGTTCGTCGACGATCTGCACTGGGCCGACGCCGCGTCGCTGCGCGTGATCGAGCTGCTCGCGACGAGCACCACGCTGCGGCACGTGATGCTCGTCGGCGCGTACCGCAGCGAGGACGGCACCGCCGACCCGCCGCTCGGCGATACGTTCGCCGCGATCCGCGAGCACCACGCGCCGCTGCGCATCGTGCTGCTCGGGCCGATCGAGCGCGACGCGGTCGCAGCGCTCTGCGCCGACGCGCTCCACGCCAGCCCGGATCGCGCGGATGCGCTCGCGGCGGTGGTGCACCGCAAGACGGCGGGCAATCCGTTCTACGTCGAGCGCTTCCTGCGCGACCTGCACCAGCGCGGTCTGCTGGCGCTCGACGTGGAGCGCGCCGAGTGGAGCTGGAGCGCCGAGCAGATCGCCGCGGCGCCGATGAGCGAGAACGTCGTCGAGCTGATGCTCGACGCGGTGCGCCGTCTTCCCACGAGCGTGCAGCGCGTGCTCGGCGCGGCGTCGTGCTTCAAGCGCGCGATCGACGTCGATCTGCTCGCGCGGCTCGTCGAGCGCCCCGAGGCCGAGATCGCCGAGGCGCTGTGGACCGCGGTCGAGCAGAGCCTCCTCGTCGCCGAGCCGCGTGCCCCGCTCGCGGGTGACGCGCCCGACGCGCCCATGCACGCGCGGGACGCGACGTACCGCTTCGCGCACGATCGCGTGCAGCAGGCGATGGGCTCGCTCCTCGACGACGCGGAGCGCCAGAGGCTGCACCTCCGGCTCGGTCGGCTCCTCGGCGAAGATCCCGACGCGCGCGATCAGCGGCTGTTCGATCGCGTCGATCACCTGAACCGCGGCGCGGCGCTCATGAGCGACGACGAGCGCATCGAGCTCGCCGCGCTGAACCTCGCGGCAGGACGCGCGGCGAAGGCCGCGTCGGCGTTCGGGCCGGCGCTCGCGTACCACGAGCGCGGCGTCGCGTTGCTCGCCGCCGACCCGTGGCGGACGCACCCCGAGCTCTGCTTCGCGCTCCACCGCGACGCCGCCGAGGCGGCGTACGTCGTCGGCGATCACGAGCGCGCCGAGGCGCTCGTGGAGGCCGCGATCCGCCACGCCCCTTCGCGCTTCGAGAAGGCCGCGCTCTACTCGCTGCGACTGCTCGCTGCCGACGCGCGCGGCGCGTATCGAGAGGCGACGCGCTGGGGCCGCGAGGGCCTGCGGATCCTCGGTGTCGAGCTGCCCGAGGATGGCGCGCTCGTCCACGCGGTCGACGAGGAGGTCGCCGCCGTCGCGGCGTCGCGGCGGGAGCGCTCCGAAGAGGAGCTGATCGCCGCGCCGCCGATGCGTGATCGCGATGCGCTCGCCTGCGTGCAGCTCCTCGACGATCTCGCGGCACCGACGTTCTACTCGAGCTGGCGCCTGCACGTGTGGATCCGCGCGCGCACCGTCCGTCTCGTGCTCGACCACGGCAACGTGCCGCCCGCGGGCATCGCGTACGCGACGTACGGCAAGGTCATGGAGGATCGCGGGGACGCGCAGGCCGCGCACTCGTACATCCGGCTCGGGGCCGTGCTCTCGCAGCGATGGAGGACGCAGAAGTCGCGCGCGCTCACGCTCTTCGCGGTGTTCATGAACCACTGGCGCGCGCCGCTGCGCAGCAGCGTGCCGCTCGCGCGCCGCGCGATCGCGGCGAGCTCCGAGGTGGGCGACTCGGGATACGCGGCGCGCACGCGCGCTGCGCTCACGAGCCTGCTGTACCTGCAGGGCACGCCGCTCGGTCAGGTGCTGAGCGAGGTCGAGCGCGCGGCCGCGTTCTGCCGGCGCCTGAAGCAGCAGGCCGGCACCGAGCAGCTCACGCTGCAGCGCCAGATGATCCGCTGCCTGCAGGGGCGCACGCGCGAGCGCGGCGGATGGGAGGACGACGAGTTCGACGAGGTGCGCTTCGCGGGCGCGTTCGCCGAGTCGCCGCACCACGAGTGCGCCTATCACGTGATGCGCCTCGAGACCTCGTACCTGCTCGGCGATCTCCGCGACGCGCGCGCGCGGATGCACGCAGCCGGAGAGCGATGGCGCGCCGTGAGCGGGCTCTTCCTCGCGGCGCAGTACGTCTACGTCGCGTGCCTCACGCGCGCCGCGCTCGCGGACGTCGCGCCCGAGGAGCGCGAGGCGCTGCTCGTCGCGATCGATCGTGGGCGCGAGCGACTGCGACGATGGGCCGAGAACTGCCCTCCGAACTTCGCGCACAAGCACGACCTCGTCGCCGCCGAGGCGGCGCGCCTCCGCGAGCAGCACGTCGAGGCGACGTCGCGCTACGAGGCCGCGATCTCCGGCGCGCGCCGCGAAGGGTTCGAGCAGGACGAAGCGCTCGCGAGCGAGCTCGCGGCCCGGTACTACCGCGGCCTCGGCCAGCGCCGCATCGCGTCGTTCTACCTCGAGGCGGCGATGGACGCGTACGCGCGATGGGGCGCGACCGCGAAGGTCGAGGCGCTCGAGGAGGAGACGCGCGAGCTCGGCGTGACCGGGACGATCCCGCTCAACGTCGTCATCACGCCGCCGAGCGATCAGGTCGCGCGCGCCGCGCTCGACCGGCTCGGGCTCTTCGAAGCCGCCGAGACCATCTCGAGCGAGGTCTCGTTCGAGGGCGTCGTCGAGAAGCTGATGCGCGTCTGCCTCGCGACCGCGGGCGCCCAGCGCGGCGTGCTCGTGCTCGAGCGCGAGGGCGCGCTCGAGGTGCGCGCGGCGGGCGCGGTCGGCGAGCCGCCGAACCTCGAGGTCGAGCCGCTGCGCACGTCGGACCGCGCGCCGACGTCGCTCGTCGAGCACGCGTTCCGCAGCGGCGAGGTGCTCGTGCTCGCGCACGCCGCGCACCACGTCCGCTTCGGCGCCGACGCGTACGTCGCGTCGCGCCAGACCAAGTCCGCGCTCGCGATGCCGATCCAGCGACAGGGACGCACGATCGGCGTGCTCTACCTCGAGAACGATCTCGTCACGCGCGCGTTCACCGCGGAGCGCGTGCAGGTGCTGCGACTGCTCTCGTCCCAGATCGCGATCTCGCTCGAGAACAGCCGGCTCTTCGAGGATCTCCGGCTCGAGGTGGGCGAGCGCGCGCGCGCCGAGCGGAGGCTGCGCTTCTTGTCGGAGGCGAGCGTCGCGCTCGCGCGCTCGCTCGACTGGGACGCGACCGCGGCGTGCGTCGCGAAGCTCGCCGTGCCGTTCCTCGGCGACTGGTCGACCCTCGACGTCGTGCGCGACGGCGGCTCGACCTCCCGCGTCGCCGAGGCGCACGCGGACGAGCGACGCGAGGCGCGGCTCGGCGCGCACCACGATCACGAGCGCGAGTCGCGCCCGATCGCCGCGGTCGCGCTGCGCACCGGCGAGCCGCTGATCCGTCGCCGCGAGGACGCCGGCGCGGCGGACCTCGAGTCGGTCGAGCTCGGTGACGCGGAGAGCGTCGTCGCCGTGCCGCTCCGCGCGCGCGATCGAGTCGTCGGCGTGCTCACGATCGGATCATCGTCCGCCGCGCGAATGCACGACGAGGCGGATCTCTCGCTCGCGCAGGAGCTCGCGCACCGCGCCGCCAACTCGCTCGAGAACGCACGCCTGTATCGCGAGGCCGAGGACGCGGTGCGCCTGCGCGACGAGTTCCTCTCGATCGCGTCGCACGAGCTGCGAACGCCGCTCGCGAGCCTGCAGCTCGCGGTGCAGGGCCTGCCGCGCATGCTCCCCCCGACCTGCATCGAGGACGCGCGCCGCGTGACCGCGCTCGTGACGCGTCAGGTCCACCGTCTCGACTCGCTGATCGGCTTGCTCCTCGACGTCTCGCGGATCCGTCGCGGGCGCCTGCAGCTCGATCGCCAGCGGGTCGACCTACGCGAGATCGCGCGCGAGGCGATGTCGCTGCTCGCGCAGGATCTCTCGCGCTCGGGCAGTGAGCTCGTCGTGCGCGCCGAGGCGCCCGTCGTCGGGTGCTGGGACGGCGCGCGGCTCGAGCAGGTACTGATCAACCTGCTCGGCAACGCGATCAAGTTCGGTCGCGGCGGCCGCATCCACGTGAGCGTCTCGCTCGACGGCGAGCTCGCGCGCGTCGTGGTGGAGGACCACGGGATCGGCATCCCGCGCGAGGTGCGCGACCACGTGTTCGAGCCGTTCCGTCGCGGGGTGTCGTCGCGCCACTACGGTGGGCTCGGGCTCGGGCTCTTCATCACGAAGACGATCATCGAGGAGCACGGCGGGCGCATCACCGTCGCGAGCGAGGTCGACCAGGGCACGACGTTCACGGTCGAGCTCCCGACGACGTGCTGA
- a CDS encoding C-type lectin domain-containing protein yields the protein MHATHALSVPVRLLLLAQLGALALGCGRVGFVADAAPRDDATVDAPTADAGCVACSEWCNDRDDDCDGAADEGAVCDGICARVRRSGVDLSLLCGASARDAAELACAQHGGALVPITDHATHQAALDALADAAETCAWIDGSDASEEGTWRRADGTLFWTGVADGIAPSGVFSGWRAGDPDASAESEDWLALVEGEGWADSPSDATCPALCARAVCAR from the coding sequence ATGCACGCCACGCACGCGCTGTCGGTACCAGTCCGTCTGCTCTTGCTCGCGCAGCTCGGCGCGCTCGCGCTCGGCTGCGGTCGCGTCGGGTTCGTCGCCGACGCGGCGCCGCGCGACGACGCGACGGTCGACGCACCCACGGCCGACGCCGGGTGCGTCGCGTGCTCCGAGTGGTGCAACGATCGCGACGACGACTGCGACGGCGCGGCAGACGAGGGCGCGGTGTGCGACGGCATCTGCGCGCGCGTGCGCCGGAGCGGCGTCGACCTCTCGTTGCTCTGCGGGGCGTCGGCGCGCGACGCGGCCGAGCTCGCGTGCGCGCAGCACGGCGGTGCGCTGGTGCCGATCACCGACCACGCGACGCACCAGGCCGCGCTCGACGCGCTCGCCGACGCCGCGGAGACGTGCGCGTGGATCGACGGATCCGACGCGAGCGAGGAGGGCACGTGGCGCCGCGCCGACGGCACGCTCTTCTGGACGGGCGTCGCGGACGGGATCGCGCCGTCGGGCGTGTTCAGCGGCTGGCGCGCGGGCGACCCCGACGCGAGCGCAGAGAGCGAGGACTGGCTCGCTCTCGTGGAGGGCGAAGGCTGGGCCGACTCTCCGAGCGACGCGACGTGCCCCGCGCTCTGCGCCCGCGCGGTGTGCGCTCGTTAG